Proteins encoded within one genomic window of Mesorhizobium sp. AR10:
- a CDS encoding dicarboxylate/amino acid:cation symporter, with amino-acid sequence MQPAFAAAEPRGKVPFYRHLYVQVLAAIAAGVLLGHFYPEIGTAMKPFGDAFIKLVKMVIAPVIFLTVATGIAGVSDLQKVGRVAGKAMIYFLVFSTLALVVGLVVSNVVQPGAGMHINPATLDATKVTAFAEKAHDTTIVGFLLNIIPDTITGAFAEGDILQVLFFSVLFGIALAMVGDRGRPVVDFLQALTTPIFRLVAILMKAAPIGAFGAMAFTIGKYGIGSIANLAMLIGTFYLTALFFVVVVLGAVARYNGFSILALIRYIKEELLLVLGTSSSEAALPGLMAKMERAGCNRSVVGLVIPTGYSFNLDGTNIYMTLAALFIAQATDTPLTYGDQILLLAVAMLSSKGAAGITGAGFITLAATLSVVPSVPVAGMALILGVDRFMSECRALTNFVGNAVATVVVARWEGELDQTKFAAAMAGDLPEEVDLSLPGLQPA; translated from the coding sequence ATGCAGCCAGCATTCGCTGCCGCCGAACCGCGCGGCAAGGTACCCTTTTACCGGCATCTCTATGTGCAGGTGCTGGCGGCGATCGCCGCCGGCGTGCTGCTCGGTCATTTCTATCCCGAAATCGGCACGGCGATGAAGCCGTTCGGTGACGCCTTCATCAAGCTGGTCAAGATGGTCATCGCGCCGGTTATTTTCCTGACGGTGGCGACCGGCATCGCTGGCGTTTCCGATCTGCAGAAGGTCGGCCGTGTCGCCGGCAAGGCGATGATCTACTTCCTGGTGTTCTCGACGCTGGCGCTTGTCGTCGGCCTCGTCGTCTCCAACGTCGTCCAGCCGGGCGCCGGCATGCATATCAATCCGGCCACGCTCGACGCCACGAAGGTGACGGCCTTTGCCGAGAAGGCGCATGACACCACCATCGTCGGCTTTCTGCTGAACATCATCCCCGACACGATCACCGGTGCTTTTGCCGAGGGCGACATCCTGCAGGTGCTGTTCTTCTCCGTGCTGTTCGGCATCGCCCTGGCGATGGTCGGCGATCGCGGTCGTCCGGTCGTCGATTTCCTGCAGGCGCTGACCACTCCGATCTTCCGCCTGGTCGCCATCCTGATGAAGGCAGCCCCTATCGGCGCTTTCGGCGCCATGGCCTTCACCATCGGCAAATACGGCATTGGCTCGATCGCCAACCTCGCCATGCTGATCGGCACATTCTATCTGACCGCGCTGTTTTTCGTGGTGGTCGTGCTCGGCGCCGTCGCCCGCTACAACGGCTTCTCGATCCTGGCGCTGATCCGCTACATCAAGGAAGAGTTGCTGCTGGTTCTCGGGACCTCGTCCTCGGAAGCGGCACTGCCCGGTCTGATGGCCAAGATGGAGCGTGCCGGCTGCAACCGCTCGGTGGTCGGCCTGGTCATCCCGACCGGCTATTCCTTCAACCTTGACGGCACCAACATCTACATGACGCTTGCCGCGCTGTTCATCGCCCAGGCGACCGACACGCCACTCACCTATGGCGACCAGATCCTGCTGCTGGCCGTCGCCATGCTGAGCTCCAAGGGCGCTGCCGGCATCACCGGCGCCGGCTTCATCACGCTGGCGGCGACGCTCTCGGTCGTTCCCTCAGTGCCGGTTGCCGGCATGGCGCTGATCCTCGGCGTCGACCGCTTCATGTCGGAGTGCCGGGCGCTGACCAACTTCGTCGGCAACGCGGTTGCGACCGTGGTCGTGGCGCGCTGGGAAGGCGAACTCGACCAGACCAAGTTCGCCGCCGCGATGGCCGGTGATCTGCCTGAGGAAGTCGACCTCTCGCTGCCCGGGCTGCAGCCCGCCTGA
- a CDS encoding histidine phosphatase family protein codes for MSSLFPEIYLVRHGETEWSALGKHTGRTDIPLTAVGEAAARGVADRLKGLTFSAIWSSPSQRAFNTCTLAGFSGVKKADLAEWDYGAYEGLTTKQILVERPGWNVFRDGCPSGEMAADVGARADAIIGQLRGIDGSVLVFSSAHFLRVLAARWLGLPPEDGALLVLDTASLSVLGYEHDLTEPVIRRWNQR; via the coding sequence ATGAGCAGCTTGTTTCCCGAAATCTACCTGGTTCGCCATGGCGAAACGGAATGGAGCGCTTTGGGAAAGCATACCGGCCGAACCGACATACCGTTGACAGCGGTGGGCGAAGCCGCCGCTCGCGGCGTGGCGGACAGGCTCAAGGGCCTGACCTTTTCGGCGATCTGGTCGAGCCCGTCGCAGCGCGCCTTCAACACCTGTACGCTGGCCGGGTTCTCCGGCGTCAAGAAGGCCGATCTGGCGGAGTGGGACTATGGCGCCTACGAGGGGCTGACCACCAAGCAGATTCTTGTTGAGCGGCCCGGTTGGAACGTGTTTCGCGATGGCTGTCCGAGTGGCGAGATGGCAGCGGATGTCGGCGCGCGAGCCGATGCGATCATTGGCCAGCTTCGCGGCATCGATGGCAGCGTCCTGGTATTTTCGAGCGCGCATTTCCTCAGGGTGCTGGCAGCGCGCTGGCTCGGCCTGCCGCCTGAAGACGGCGCGCTGCTTGTTCTCGACACCGCAAGCCTGAGCGTACTCGGCTACGAGCATGACCTGACTGAACCGGTCATCCGCCGATGGAACCAGAGATAG
- a CDS encoding aldo/keto reductase yields the protein MKNRPFGRLGRNVSEIGFGSWGIGGGQWVEVEENQALAALDAALDLGVTFIDTADVYGDGRSEKLIAKVLKRRGGPRPFIATKLGKRLPSQVVSGYTLENMKGWVQRSLDFLETDALDLVQLHCPPTDLYYHQEVFAALDEIVASGRLKAYGVSVERIEEALKAIEFPNVASVQIIFNILRQRPIDLFFEQARNKNVAVIARVPLASGLLSGKFKPDSQFDKADHRNFNRNGEAFDVGETFSGMPYDKGLEVIERIRPLVGSVSMAQFALRWILMFDAVTVVIPGARTAEQARSNSQAAALPALSPEVMAQLKKIYETDVKPFVHQRW from the coding sequence ATGAAAAATCGTCCATTTGGCCGTTTGGGCCGCAACGTCAGCGAGATCGGATTTGGTTCCTGGGGCATCGGCGGCGGCCAATGGGTCGAGGTCGAGGAGAACCAGGCGCTGGCTGCGCTTGATGCGGCACTTGATCTGGGCGTGACATTCATCGACACCGCTGACGTCTATGGCGACGGCCGTTCCGAAAAGCTCATCGCCAAGGTGCTCAAGAGGCGAGGCGGTCCGCGTCCGTTCATCGCGACCAAACTCGGCAAACGGCTGCCGAGCCAGGTGGTGTCGGGATACACGCTTGAGAACATGAAAGGCTGGGTGCAGCGCAGCCTGGATTTTCTGGAGACCGACGCGCTCGATCTAGTGCAACTGCATTGTCCTCCAACCGATCTCTATTACCATCAGGAGGTTTTCGCCGCGCTCGATGAGATCGTCGCCAGCGGCAGGCTGAAGGCCTATGGCGTCAGCGTCGAGCGCATCGAGGAAGCGCTCAAGGCGATCGAGTTTCCCAATGTGGCGAGCGTGCAGATCATCTTCAACATTCTGCGCCAGCGACCGATCGATCTGTTTTTCGAGCAGGCCAGGAATAAGAATGTTGCCGTCATCGCACGCGTCCCGCTGGCGAGCGGGTTGCTGTCGGGCAAGTTCAAGCCGGACAGTCAATTCGACAAGGCGGACCACCGCAACTTCAATCGCAATGGCGAAGCCTTCGATGTCGGCGAGACCTTTTCGGGCATGCCCTACGACAAGGGGCTCGAGGTGATCGAACGCATCCGGCCGCTCGTCGGCAGTGTCAGCATGGCGCAGTTCGCGCTGCGCTGGATCCTGATGTTCGATGCCGTCACGGTCGTCATTCCAGGCGCGAGGACTGCCGAACAGGCCAGATCGAATTCGCAGGCAGCCGCGCTCCCGGCATTGTCGCCTGAGGTAATGGCGCAGTTGAAGAAAATCTATGAGACTGACGTGAAACCGTTCGTGCATCAGCGTTGGTGA
- a CDS encoding sensor histidine kinase codes for MLQRPAAALSSTPEQLRRRARRAWLLFATIAFAITAATLYGAGLYGRTAEVGTLATQGRTDANLKVALLRAVLESPRALPLLLSEDQQVHDALLQKSAAATDVLNRKLEGLVSGTKASVLYVTGIDGLAIASSNWREPTSFVGNDYGFRAYVSGAMQTGTAEYFALGNVSKRPGLYISRRVGDAAAPLGVVVVKMEFDQLEADWHEANRPAYVSDEHGVVLITSVPSWRFMTTAPLAGPVVAAIRDSQQFGDAPLVPLPITRPEALSPDVSIVHAVTPGGSDAEYLRLSTLIPSTPWRLDYLVPAEAPIAAAIREMRLLALGVVIPLLGLAAYLLWRRQSAQMRIAAEQAARVELERRVVERTEDLSRARDRLQAEITGHRSTEAKLQVVQQELVQANRLAILGQVAAGVAHEINQPVATIRAYADNARVFLDRKQTAPAAENLGAIAALTERIGTITEELKAFARKGRTAAEPVELLSVIEGAVVLLRSRFAGRLEALTIALPPPSLKVMGNRIRLEQVLINLFQNALEALEGRGDAKVQVCVEETVEGVTVVVSDNGPGIPAAILKSLFTPFNTSKEKGLGLGLVISKDIVADYGGRIEVSSRKSGTRFTVHLSKAA; via the coding sequence ATGCTGCAACGCCCTGCCGCTGCCTTGTCTTCGACGCCTGAGCAACTCCGCAGGCGGGCGCGCCGTGCCTGGCTGCTGTTTGCGACGATAGCGTTTGCGATCACCGCGGCGACGCTCTATGGCGCCGGTCTCTATGGCCGCACCGCCGAGGTCGGGACCTTGGCGACGCAAGGGCGCACCGATGCCAACCTGAAGGTCGCGCTGCTGCGCGCCGTGCTGGAAAGCCCGCGCGCGCTGCCTCTGCTTTTGTCGGAGGACCAGCAGGTGCATGATGCCCTGCTGCAGAAAAGTGCCGCGGCGACCGATGTGCTGAACCGAAAGCTCGAGGGGCTGGTCTCCGGCACCAAGGCCTCGGTGCTCTATGTCACCGGTATCGACGGGCTGGCGATCGCCTCCAGCAACTGGCGCGAGCCGACAAGCTTCGTCGGCAACGACTACGGGTTCCGCGCCTATGTCTCCGGGGCAATGCAGACCGGAACGGCGGAATATTTCGCGCTTGGCAATGTCAGCAAGCGCCCCGGCCTCTATATCTCGCGGCGTGTCGGCGATGCTGCCGCACCGCTTGGCGTCGTCGTGGTCAAGATGGAGTTCGACCAGCTCGAGGCCGACTGGCACGAGGCGAACCGCCCGGCCTATGTCAGCGACGAACACGGCGTCGTCCTGATCACCAGCGTACCGTCCTGGCGCTTCATGACGACGGCGCCGCTGGCCGGACCGGTGGTTGCCGCCATCCGCGACAGCCAGCAGTTCGGCGATGCACCGCTGGTGCCGTTGCCGATCACGCGTCCTGAGGCACTGAGCCCGGATGTGTCGATCGTCCATGCGGTGACACCGGGCGGCAGTGACGCGGAATATCTCAGGCTTTCCACCTTGATCCCTTCGACGCCGTGGCGGCTCGACTATCTCGTTCCGGCCGAGGCGCCGATTGCCGCAGCGATCCGCGAAATGCGGCTTCTGGCGCTCGGCGTCGTCATTCCGCTGCTCGGCCTCGCCGCCTACTTGCTCTGGCGCCGGCAGTCGGCGCAGATGCGGATCGCCGCAGAACAGGCGGCGCGCGTCGAGCTCGAACGCCGCGTCGTCGAGCGCACCGAGGATCTGAGCCGCGCCCGCGACCGGCTGCAGGCCGAGATCACCGGGCACCGCAGCACGGAAGCCAAGCTGCAGGTGGTGCAGCAGGAGCTGGTTCAGGCCAACCGCCTCGCCATCCTCGGCCAGGTCGCAGCCGGCGTCGCCCACGAGATCAATCAGCCGGTTGCCACCATACGCGCCTATGCCGACAATGCCCGCGTATTCCTCGACCGGAAGCAGACCGCGCCGGCCGCGGAAAATCTCGGCGCCATCGCGGCGCTGACCGAACGCATCGGCACCATCACCGAAGAACTGAAGGCCTTTGCCCGCAAGGGCCGCACCGCCGCCGAGCCGGTGGAGCTGCTCAGCGTCATCGAGGGCGCCGTGGTGCTGCTGCGAAGCCGCTTCGCCGGCCGGCTCGAGGCACTGACCATTGCGCTGCCGCCGCCAAGCCTCAAGGTCATGGGAAACCGCATCCGGCTCGAACAGGTGCTGATCAATCTGTTCCAGAACGCGCTGGAAGCACTGGAGGGCCGCGGCGACGCCAAGGTACAGGTTTGCGTCGAGGAGACGGTGGAAGGGGTCACGGTCGTCGTCTCCGACAATGGACCCGGCATTCCGGCTGCGATCCTCAAATCGCTGTTCACGCCATTCAACACCTCGAAGGAAAAAGGCCTCGGACTCGGACTCGTCATCTCGAAGGACATCGTCGCCGACTATGGCGGGCGGATCGAGGTTTCGAGCCGAAAAAGCGGCACGCGATTCACCGTACATCTCTCCAAGGCAGCATGA
- a CDS encoding substrate-binding domain-containing protein, producing MSRRLMRTFAAGALAAMTAIPGGLMMSGAVQAADFELAMVIKSTTNPYYNATLAGAKIAAEEAGGSVKNYGPTEASAKAQVDIINSLADRHIPAIAVAPNDPDAVVPAMKRAAKLGAKVITFDADASGGRTVFVNQATSDSIGRFGAELLIRELGPDPKGQVAVVSAQPTAANQNLWIEAFKDEVSKHPGLELVDTVYGYDNEQKAFDATVALTTKYPDLKGIFAPTCPGLPAVARALESVNKGKGVIKLSGNCVPSITADYMLDGTIGGFYLWDPSKLGYVSYYVAKALAEGKIEGKPGDSVTVSKGKWPGTYTIGDNGQIITGTPVEFTAKNYKDYPF from the coding sequence ATGTCCAGAAGGCTTATGCGGACTTTTGCCGCGGGTGCGCTGGCCGCGATGACGGCCATTCCCGGCGGCTTGATGATGAGTGGAGCGGTGCAGGCCGCCGACTTCGAGTTGGCCATGGTGATCAAATCGACCACCAATCCTTATTACAACGCGACGCTGGCCGGCGCGAAGATCGCGGCCGAAGAGGCCGGCGGCAGCGTCAAGAACTATGGTCCCACCGAAGCCAGCGCCAAGGCGCAGGTCGATATCATCAACAGCCTGGCCGATCGCCATATTCCGGCCATCGCCGTCGCACCGAACGATCCCGACGCAGTGGTGCCGGCAATGAAGCGCGCGGCAAAATTGGGCGCCAAGGTGATCACCTTCGACGCTGACGCCAGCGGCGGTCGCACCGTGTTCGTCAACCAGGCGACGAGTGACTCGATCGGACGCTTCGGCGCCGAACTCCTGATCCGTGAACTTGGGCCGGACCCGAAGGGCCAGGTCGCGGTGGTTTCGGCACAGCCGACCGCGGCGAACCAGAACCTGTGGATCGAGGCCTTCAAGGATGAGGTTTCAAAACACCCAGGCCTTGAACTGGTGGACACCGTTTACGGCTACGACAACGAGCAGAAGGCATTTGATGCGACCGTTGCCTTGACGACCAAATATCCCGACCTCAAGGGCATTTTTGCGCCGACCTGCCCCGGCCTGCCCGCGGTGGCGCGAGCGCTGGAATCCGTCAACAAGGGCAAGGGCGTGATCAAGCTTTCTGGCAATTGCGTGCCCAGCATCACCGCTGACTACATGCTCGATGGCACCATCGGCGGTTTCTACCTCTGGGATCCGAGCAAGCTCGGCTATGTGTCCTACTATGTTGCCAAGGCTCTCGCCGAAGGCAAGATCGAAGGCAAGCCCGGCGACTCGGTAACGGTGAGCAAGGGCAAGTGGCCAGGCACCTACACCATCGGCGACAACGGCCAGATCATTACCGGTACGCCCGTCGAATTCACCGCAAAGAACTACAAGGATTATCCCTTCTAG
- a CDS encoding pseudouridine synthase: MVPRQPPNIARPTTAGVSLNRALSKLGLCSRTQAEVLIAEGRVRVGGKVVRNAAMRVDLNRDRIIVDDRRVVAEAKVYLMINKPRGLVTTRDDPEGRGTVYDCLTGLDLPFVSPVGRLDKASEGLLLMTNDTRFAQRLLDPVSHVAKVYHVQIGAVPDEAMRARLRAGVTVDGELLTAQSIEILRSGTRTAWLEVVLDEGRNRHIRRLLGGHDIEVLRLVRVAIGALQLGDLAKGKARHLTADELALFAA; the protein is encoded by the coding sequence ATGGTACCACGACAACCACCAAACATCGCCCGACCCACCACCGCCGGGGTCAGTCTCAACCGCGCCCTGTCGAAACTCGGCCTTTGCTCGCGCACGCAGGCGGAAGTGCTGATTGCCGAAGGGCGCGTTCGGGTCGGTGGCAAGGTGGTGCGCAATGCTGCCATGCGGGTCGACCTTAATCGCGACCGCATCATCGTCGACGACCGGCGCGTCGTTGCCGAGGCCAAGGTCTACCTGATGATCAACAAGCCGCGCGGGCTGGTCACCACACGAGACGACCCCGAGGGGCGCGGGACCGTCTATGACTGCCTCACGGGGCTCGACCTGCCTTTCGTGTCGCCGGTCGGTCGCCTCGACAAGGCCAGCGAAGGCCTGCTGCTGATGACCAACGACACGCGCTTCGCGCAGCGCCTGCTCGATCCCGTCTCTCACGTTGCCAAGGTCTATCACGTGCAGATCGGTGCTGTGCCCGACGAGGCAATGCGGGCGCGACTGCGCGCCGGCGTTACCGTCGACGGCGAGCTGCTGACGGCGCAGTCGATCGAGATCCTGCGCAGCGGCACCCGCACCGCCTGGCTTGAAGTCGTGCTCGACGAAGGCCGCAACCGCCATATCCGCCGGCTGCTCGGGGGGCATGACATCGAAGTGCTTCGCCTTGTGCGGGTTGCCATCGGCGCCTTGCAGCTCGGCGATCTCGCCAAAGGCAAGGCGCGGCATCTCACCGCGGATGAACTGGCGCTGTTTGCGGCTTGA
- the ggt gene encoding gamma-glutamyltransferase has product MRHVSRTLIAVSLSLAFALVPLQATFAASPAPAKGEHGMVVTAQHLASEVGVEVLRKGGNAVDAAVAVGYALAVVYPNAGNIGGGGFMTIRFKDGKSTFLDFRERAPLAATKTMYLDKDGKPVKGASLDGYLAVGVPGSVAGFETAREKYGTLTRQDLMEPAIRFAKDGFVLEQGDVASLERSAERLAKDPAAAAIFLKPDGKTYAIGDRLIQPDLAASLAAISERGPDAFYKGAIADAIVKASGAKGGILAKPDFEQYAVRELKPVTCSYRGYEITSSPPPSSGGVIICEILNVLEGYPLSYLGAGSAETVHVMVEAMRYAYVDRNSALGDPDFVDNPVSKLLDKSYAKDIREKIDPFRAGVSQDLMPKGFGESKETTHYSIIDNDGNAVAVTYTLNGSFGAGVVAGGTGILLNNEMDDFTLKPGVPNLYGLVQGEANAIQPRKTPLSSMSPTVVAKDGKPFMVIGSPGGSRIITITLEAIVNVIDHGMNIQEAIDAPRIHHQWLPDTVYVEPFGLSPDTERLLAGMGYHLDLGDTTWGQAAGILVGGKSLAEIEKGGGARYNGAIDSRAASGEALGY; this is encoded by the coding sequence ATGCGCCACGTCAGTCGAACCCTGATCGCCGTCAGTCTCTCGCTTGCTTTCGCGCTCGTCCCGCTGCAGGCGACTTTTGCCGCCTCGCCGGCGCCAGCGAAGGGCGAGCATGGCATGGTGGTGACCGCCCAGCACCTGGCGTCGGAAGTCGGCGTCGAGGTGCTCAGGAAAGGCGGCAACGCCGTCGATGCGGCGGTCGCTGTCGGCTACGCGCTGGCCGTTGTCTACCCCAATGCCGGCAATATCGGTGGTGGCGGCTTCATGACCATCCGCTTCAAGGACGGCAAATCGACCTTTCTCGATTTCCGCGAACGGGCGCCGCTTGCGGCGACCAAGACCATGTATCTCGACAAGGACGGCAAGCCGGTGAAGGGCGCCAGCCTTGACGGCTATCTCGCCGTCGGCGTGCCCGGTTCCGTCGCCGGCTTCGAGACCGCGCGTGAAAAATACGGCACGCTGACCCGGCAGGACTTGATGGAACCGGCCATCCGCTTCGCCAAGGACGGCTTCGTCCTGGAGCAGGGCGATGTCGCCTCGCTCGAGCGCAGCGCGGAGCGGCTGGCGAAGGACCCTGCCGCCGCTGCCATTTTCCTGAAGCCGGATGGCAAGACCTACGCCATTGGCGATCGGCTCATCCAGCCCGACCTTGCCGCCTCGCTCGCCGCTATTTCCGAAAGGGGCCCTGATGCCTTCTACAAGGGCGCGATCGCTGACGCTATCGTCAAGGCGAGCGGCGCCAAGGGCGGTATTCTGGCCAAGCCGGATTTCGAACAATATGCGGTCCGCGAACTCAAGCCGGTGACCTGCAGCTATCGCGGCTACGAGATCACATCTTCGCCGCCGCCGAGTTCCGGCGGCGTCATCATCTGCGAAATCCTCAACGTGCTGGAAGGTTACCCGCTGTCCTATCTCGGCGCCGGATCGGCCGAGACGGTCCACGTCATGGTCGAGGCGATGCGCTATGCCTATGTCGACCGCAATTCGGCGCTCGGCGACCCTGATTTCGTCGACAACCCAGTCTCGAAACTGCTGGACAAGAGCTATGCCAAGGATATCCGTGAAAAGATCGACCCGTTCCGGGCAGGCGTGTCGCAGGACCTGATGCCGAAGGGTTTTGGCGAGAGCAAGGAGACGACGCACTATTCGATCATCGACAATGACGGCAATGCGGTTGCGGTGACCTATACGCTGAACGGCTCCTTCGGTGCCGGCGTCGTTGCCGGCGGCACCGGCATCCTGCTCAACAACGAGATGGATGATTTCACCCTGAAGCCGGGCGTGCCCAATCTCTACGGCCTGGTCCAGGGCGAGGCGAATGCCATCCAGCCGAGGAAGACGCCGCTGTCGTCGATGAGCCCGACAGTGGTGGCCAAGGACGGCAAGCCGTTCATGGTCATCGGCAGCCCAGGCGGCTCGCGCATCATCACCATCACGCTGGAGGCCATCGTCAACGTCATCGACCATGGCATGAACATCCAGGAGGCCATTGACGCGCCGCGCATTCATCACCAGTGGCTGCCCGACACGGTCTATGTCGAGCCATTCGGACTTTCGCCGGATACCGAAAGATTGCTGGCCGGCATGGGCTACCACCTTGATCTGGGAGATACGACCTGGGGCCAGGCTGCCGGCATCCTGGTCGGCGGCAAGAGCCTGGCGGAAATCGAGAAGGGCGGCGGCGCACGCTACAACGGCGCCATCGACAGCCGCGCCGCATCCGGCGAGGCACTTGGCTATTAG
- a CDS encoding sigma-54-dependent transcriptional regulator produces the protein MMDHDTAPIILIDDDSDLLKATAQTLELAGFSVSAFAVAAEALATLDAGFAGVVVSDIRMPEIDGLQLFNRILRLDADIPVILVTGHGDIAMAVKAIKDGVYDYITKPFAADRLVQSVRRAVEKRRLVIENRALREGAEQAQDGLPLIGQTPAIERLRRTLRQIADTDVDVLVTGETGSGKEVVASLLHRWSRRAKGNFVALNCGTLPETVIESELFGHEAGAFTGAQKKRIGRIEHASGGTLFLDEIESMPPSTQVQMLRVLEMREVTPLGTNELRPVDLRVVAAAKVDLGDPRQRGAFREDLYYRLNVVTISIPPLRERRDDVSLLFFYFAERAAGRFRRSVPTVPATVHRHLHDHDWPGNVRELAHFAERFVLGLEEGTQAPSPAPTSTDGAMPLPERLDRYEADIIRETLGRNDGDVRRTIDALGIPRKTFYDKLQRHGIVRSDFSR, from the coding sequence ATGATGGACCACGACACGGCGCCAATCATCCTGATCGATGACGACAGCGATCTTCTCAAGGCCACCGCGCAGACACTGGAGCTTGCCGGCTTTTCGGTGTCGGCCTTTGCCGTGGCGGCAGAGGCGCTGGCAACCCTCGACGCCGGTTTTGCCGGCGTGGTGGTATCCGACATCCGCATGCCCGAGATCGACGGCCTGCAGCTTTTCAACCGCATCCTGCGGCTCGACGCCGACATTCCGGTCATCCTCGTCACCGGGCATGGCGACATCGCCATGGCGGTCAAGGCGATCAAGGACGGCGTCTACGACTACATCACAAAACCCTTCGCCGCCGACCGGCTGGTCCAGAGTGTGCGGCGGGCAGTGGAGAAGCGCCGCCTGGTGATAGAGAATCGGGCCTTGCGCGAGGGAGCCGAGCAAGCGCAGGACGGCCTACCGCTGATCGGCCAGACACCGGCTATCGAGCGGCTGCGCCGAACGCTGCGGCAGATCGCCGACACCGATGTCGACGTGCTGGTGACCGGCGAAACCGGCTCCGGCAAGGAGGTGGTGGCGAGCCTGCTGCATCGCTGGAGCCGCCGCGCCAAGGGCAATTTCGTGGCGCTGAATTGCGGTACGCTGCCCGAAACCGTCATCGAGAGTGAATTGTTCGGCCATGAGGCGGGCGCCTTCACCGGTGCGCAGAAAAAGCGGATCGGCCGCATCGAGCATGCCAGCGGTGGCACGTTGTTTCTCGACGAGATCGAAAGCATGCCGCCGTCGACCCAGGTGCAGATGCTGCGGGTGCTGGAAATGCGCGAGGTCACGCCGCTCGGCACCAATGAGTTGCGGCCCGTGGATCTGCGCGTCGTCGCTGCCGCCAAGGTCGATCTCGGCGATCCGCGCCAGCGCGGCGCCTTCCGCGAGGATCTCTACTACCGGCTCAACGTGGTGACGATTTCCATTCCGCCGCTGCGCGAACGGCGCGACGACGTTTCCCTGCTCTTCTTCTATTTCGCCGAGCGCGCCGCTGGCCGCTTCCGGCGTTCGGTGCCCACCGTGCCCGCCACTGTCCACCGTCATCTTCACGACCATGACTGGCCGGGCAACGTGCGCGAACTGGCGCATTTTGCCGAGCGATTCGTGCTGGGTCTGGAAGAAGGAACGCAGGCGCCATCCCCTGCCCCGACTTCGACCGATGGCGCCATGCCGTTGCCGGAGCGCCTGGACCGCTACGAGGCCGACATCATCCGCGAGACACTTGGCCGCAATGACGGCGACGTCAGGCGCACGATCGACGCGCTGGGGATTCCGCGCAAGACCTTCTACGACAAGCTCCAGCGGCACGGCATCGTGCGCAGCGATTTTTCCAGATAG